The Selenihalanaerobacter shriftii genome contains the following window.
TGCATTTATAACTCAGACAGGAGTAATAGACTTTGATTCAGTAATGGAAGCTTTAGAAAATGTATTACCAGAACATAGACATAATCTTTTACCGCTAAATGAAAAAGCGCTACAAAGAGGTAAAGAAGTAGTAGAAGGATAAATGGAATGGATTAATATAGAGGGAATACTTACTAAACCCCTCTATACCTTCTTTTATTAGTAATATTCAGAAAATTTGTAATTGGAAATACCATATGATATTAACTTTGGTCATTCGACACGTTATATAATTATTAAGTAGTAAGAAATGAAATATAAGATATACTATTATTAGATAAAGGAGTTGAGTAGAGTGGCAGACAGCACTGAGAATACAGAATGGGGATCAAGGTTAGGGTTTATTCTAGCAGCTATAGGTTCAGCTGTAGGATTAGGTAATATATGGCGATTTAGCTATATGGTTTATGATAATGGAGGAGGAGCATTCTTAATTCCCTACTTCTTTGCTTTATTAACGGCAGGGATTCCTTTATTAATTTTAGAGTTTGGTTTTGGCCATAAAATGAGAGGATCGGCACCATTTTCATTTGCAAAGATGAGTGAAAAATGGGAATGGTTAGGTTGGTGGCCGTCTTTAGTTTCGTTTGTAATAACAACGTATTATGCAGCTATTATTGGTTGGAGTTTAAATTATATTGTTTACTCTTTTGGTACGATTTGGGGTCAAGATCCAGAGAGTTTTTTCTATAATAGTCATTTGCAATTAACAGAGGGTATTTCAGAAATAGGTGGCATTAATTTAACGATTTTATTGGGAGTAATAGCAGTTTGGTTGATTAATTATTTTATTTTATATAAAGGGGTACAAGAAGGGATTGAAAAGGCATCAAAAATATTCATGCCTTTATTAGCAGTATTTATGTTAATTATCACAGTTAGAGGTGTTACTTTACCTGGTGCTTTAGCTGGTGTTAATAAGTTTTTGGAACCTGATTTCAGTGCTTTATTAAATGTTAAGGTTTGGTTGGCAGCTTATGGACAGATTTTCTTTACTTTAAGTGTTGGTTTTGCGATTATGATTACCTATTCTAGTTATTTGCCGAAGGATTCAGATATAGTGAATAATGCTTTTATTACAGCTTTAGCTAATTGTGGTTTTAGTTTTATTGTAGGAATTGGTTCATTTGGTATTTTAGGCTATATGGCAGCTCAGACTGGGCAGCCTATTTCCGAAGTAGTAGCTCAGAGTATAGGTCTGGCTTTTATAGCTTTTCCTAAGGCAATTAGTTTACTACCAGCATTCCAAAGCTTGTTTGCTATTATATTCTTCTTAGGTTTAACGATTGCAGGTTTTTCTTCTAGCTTATCTTTAATTGAGGCTTTTGTGGCATCAGTTAGGGATAAATTCGATATTGAAAGAAAGAAAGCCGTTACCTATGTCTGTTTAGCAGGTTTACTAGGTAGTTTAATTTTCACTACTGGAGCTGGATTATACTTTTTAGATATTGTAGATCATTTTGTTAATCAATTTGGAATTGCTTTAATTGGATTAGTTGAATGTATAGTTTTAGGTTGGTACTATAAGTCAAGTAGGATTCGAAATTATGTTAATCCATTATCTGATTTTCCAATCGGTAATTGGTGGGAGATAATGATTAAATTTGTGACTCCAATAATTTTAGGCGTTATGTTCATTCAGAATACAATTTTAGAATTATCAAAACCTTATGGTGGTTACGATATAGGGTCTTTAATTAAGTATGGTTGGGCAGTAGCTGCTTTACTATTAATCATAGGAATTATTTTAAGTTTTCTACCTTGGAAAGGGCAGAAATCAGAAGAACTTCTAAATCCTGAGGAGGTAAAGTAAAATGTCTATTAGTGCATGGATGATGCTCATTTTTGCAATAGTTGTTTTATTTGGAGGATTAGGCATTTGTTTAAATATAGCTATAAAAAATTAATAGATATATTCTATTTAACTAATTAAGATTAGGGGTCTTCTTGAAAATTCAAGGAGACCTATCTTAATTTATAAAT
Protein-coding sequences here:
- a CDS encoding sodium-dependent transporter; the encoded protein is MADSTENTEWGSRLGFILAAIGSAVGLGNIWRFSYMVYDNGGGAFLIPYFFALLTAGIPLLILEFGFGHKMRGSAPFSFAKMSEKWEWLGWWPSLVSFVITTYYAAIIGWSLNYIVYSFGTIWGQDPESFFYNSHLQLTEGISEIGGINLTILLGVIAVWLINYFILYKGVQEGIEKASKIFMPLLAVFMLIITVRGVTLPGALAGVNKFLEPDFSALLNVKVWLAAYGQIFFTLSVGFAIMITYSSYLPKDSDIVNNAFITALANCGFSFIVGIGSFGILGYMAAQTGQPISEVVAQSIGLAFIAFPKAISLLPAFQSLFAIIFFLGLTIAGFSSSLSLIEAFVASVRDKFDIERKKAVTYVCLAGLLGSLIFTTGAGLYFLDIVDHFVNQFGIALIGLVECIVLGWYYKSSRIRNYVNPLSDFPIGNWWEIMIKFVTPIILGVMFIQNTILELSKPYGGYDIGSLIKYGWAVAALLLIIGIILSFLPWKGQKSEELLNPEEVK
- a CDS encoding MetS family NSS transporter small subunit encodes the protein MSISAWMMLIFAIVVLFGGLGICLNIAIKN